One genomic region from Capra hircus breed San Clemente chromosome 18, ASM170441v1, whole genome shotgun sequence encodes:
- the PPP1R14A gene encoding protein phosphatase 1 regulatory subunit 14A, with protein MAAQRLGKRVLSKLQAPSRARGPGGSPGGLQKRHARVTVKYDRRELQRRLDVEKWIDGRLEELYRGREADMPDEVNIDELLELESEEERSRKIQGLLKSCMNPTEDFVQELLAKLRGLHKQPGLRQPSPSGDGSLSPRQDRARTAPP; from the exons ATGGCAGCTCAGCGGCTGGGCAAGCGGGTGCTGAGCAAGCTGCAGGCTCCATCGCGGGCCCGGGGGCCGGGGGGCAGCCCCGGGGGGCTGCAGAAGCGGCACGCGCGCGTCACCGTCAAGTATGACCGGCGAGAGCTGCAGCGGCGGCTGGACGTGGAGAAGTGGATCGACGGGCGCTTGGAGGAGCTGTACCGCGGCAGG GAGGCAGACATGCCTGATGAGGTCAACATCGATGAATTGTTGGAATTAGAGAGCGAAGAGGAGAGAAGCCGGAAAATACAG GGACTCCTAAAGTCGTGCATGAACCCCACAGAG GACTTTGTCCAGGAGCTTCTGGCGAAGCTGCGAGGCCTCCACAAGCAGCCAGGCCTCCGTCAGCCCAGCCCCTCCGGCGACGGCAGCCTGAGCCCCCGCCAGGACCGAGCCCGGACCGCACCGCCCTGA